AAAGACATTGACGCCGCGCAGGATGATCATGTCGTCGCTGCGCCCCGTCACCTTTTCCATCCGCCGCATGGAACGTGCGGTGCCGGGCAATAGCCGCGTCAGGTCGCGGGTTCGGTAGCGGATGATCGGAAAGGCCTCTTTCGTAAGCGAGGTAAAGACCAGCTCGCCCTGTTCGCCTTCGGCCACGGGTTCACCTGTTTCGGGGTTGATGATCTCGGGGAAAAAGTGATCTTCCCAGATGTGCAGCCCATCTTTGGTCTCGACACATTCCATAGAAACGCCCGGCCCCATGACTTCGGACAGCCCATAGATATCAACGGCATGCATGTCGAATGCCTGCTCAATCTCCTGACGCATGGCGTTGGTCCAGGGCTCCGCTCCGAAGATCCCCACCTCAAGCGAGCAGTCGCGCGGGTCCAGCCCTTGGGCGGCGAATTCATCCAAAATGGATAGGGAATAGGACGGCGTGACAGTGATGCCCTTGGGTTTGAAATCATCAATCAGCCGCACCTGGCGCGGGGTCATGCCGCCGGAAATGGGATAGGTCGACAGGCCAAGCGCGTCCGCCCCCAGATGGATGCCCAACCCACCAGTAAACAGACCATAGCCATAGGCGTTGTGCAGCATGTCGCCGGCTTTCAGACCGGCAGCCCGCAGGGAGCGTGCCACGACGGAGCCCCAGTTATCCAGATCGGTCTGGGTATAGCCCACGACGGTTGGCTGGCCGGTGGTGCCCGAAGAGGCATGGATGCGGGCGACCTGTTCGCGCGGCACGGCGAACATTTTGAACGGGTAGTTGTCGCGCAGATCGGTTTTGACGGTGAAAGGGAACTTTGCCAGATCGGACAGATCGTTCAGATCGTCGGGATGCACACCCGCATCATCAAAACTTTTCTTATAAAACGGCACATTGTCATAGGCGTGGCGCAGAGACCATTTCATGCGCTTCAGTTGCAGGGCTGCAATTTCGTCCCGGCTGGCGATTTCGATGGAATCCAACGTGTTGCGGGCGGGGGTCAGGTCTTTCATGCGGAGGGTCCTTCCTCGTCGAAGTGTTGGCCTTTTACTGTGCGTGACAGGCCGCGAAATAATGCAACGGTTCGTCCGTCCTCGCCGGTGACAGTGACGTCATAGATGCCAGAGCGCCCGCTGCGGGAGGTCTCGGTTGCGCTGGCCGTCAGCATCTCGCCGTCTTGGCCGGGGGCGACATAGGTGATTTGGTTTTGCTGGGCGACAACCAGTTGGTTGTAGCTGTTGCAGGCGAAGGCAAAGGCGCTGTCGGCCAGTGCAAAGATAAAGCCACCATGGCAGATGCGATGCCCGTTCAACATATCGTCGCGCACTTTCATCCGCAGCACCGCCTGTCCGGGTCCAACGGATGCGATTGTCATGCCCAGCCCAGCAGACGCGGAATCGGCGGCAAACATCAGGTCGGCACATTTGCGTGCGCGCTCTTGCGGGGTCATCTGCGGAGGCTTTCATGTTTCATAAAGCGGGACACTTGCATTTTCCTGTAACGCTTTCAACAAATTTGATTAAGGCTTACTCTTGATCTGTTTGGCAAAGGGCGCAACTGTGGAGATATGACAATGCATCTCCCGCCGAATGCCACGCCTTTTGAGCGCCCGCTGGAACAAGTGGCCTTTCACCGGACCGAACTGTCGGTGATCCTGTCGCTTTACGGTCGTATGGTTGCCGCCGGTGAATGGCGTGACTACGGCATTTCCCATCAGCGGGATGTGGCGGTGTTTTCAGTGTTTCGCCGCACCGCCGAGGTGCCGCTCTACCGTATCGAAAAACGTCCCAAACTGCGTAACAAACAGGGCATCTACGCGGTGATCGGGACCGGCGGGCAGGTGCTGAAACGCGGCAGCGAATTGCGTGCTGTGCTGCGTGTGTTGGAGCGCAAGCTGATCCGGGCGGTGGATTTGGATTAGGGTCCCGACCCTGTGCTGTGGGTTCCAAAACGCCAAAGACGGTGCCCGGCCGAGGGTGCGGACAGTATATAAGGCCAAAAAGAGGGGAAAGAGGGTTTAGAGCCTGCGATGTGCCGTGACAGGGCCGTCGCCCTGTGTTGCGATGCGGGCAATGGCGTTTGTGATTGGCTCATAGGTACAGGCCATTGCGCTGGCGTTGGCATGGATCAGGGTGTCGCTGTCAGTCACCAGCGCCACATGGCCTTTCCAGAACAGCAGGTCATTGCGTTGATAGGGGGCCGTGGCCTCCTGTCCGAGGGCCATCTGCATGTCGCTGTCACCGGGGCAAGGGATGGCGCAGGCCAGCAGCGCCGCCTGAACAAGGCCGGAGCAGTCGATGCCATCGCGGCTGTTACCGCCCCAGAGGTACGGCGTGCCAAGGTAGAGGGCGGCGATAGTGGCCGGGTCGTTCCGGAATTGATCTATCGGCATCAGGTGTTGGGCGGGGATAAAGCCAGCGGCGGTCTGCGCGAATTTCCCGTCCTGGCCGATGACGGTGACGCGGGCCCCATGGCTGAGGCGCATCTGGTCGGGGGATTTGAAATCGCCGCCTGTATAGGCATGGGTCGCGGAAGCGCTGACCTTATGGGTCGGGGCGGCAGCGGGGCCGTGGCTGTCTGCAGGGATATAGCCGCAATAGCCGTCTTTTTCCGATTGGACATAGGACCAGCCGGCGGAGGAGTTGAGTAGGCGCAGGGCATCGCCAAACAGCAACTGCCGGTCGCGTGGGTCGGAAGGGGAGCGACAAAGGTCCACCACCGGCAGGGTGATTTGCGCAGGCTGATCCGTTGTGATGATTGACGGATCGGGGGTCAGGCGCGGATCGCTCATGATTTCAGGAGCGCGGGCAGGGCTGCGAGCAGCGCACGGGTGGCCTGACCAGTGCCGCCTTTCGGACGGGCGGGAGCATCGGTGGGTTGCCAGCCGTAAATGTCAAAATGCGCATAAGGGCTTTCGGTCACAAAGCGGCGCAGGAACAGGGCGGCGGTGATGCACCCGGCAAATCCGCCTTTCGGCGCATTGTCCAGATCGGCAATACCCGGTTCGATCATCGCCTCGTAAGGGGTATGGAAAGGCATCCGCCAGACCGGGTCCTGAACCCGCGCAGCAGCCGTTTCCAGGGCTGTGACAAAGGCGGGGTTGTCACTGAAATAAGGGGCGAGGTCGGGGCCTACGGCCACACGGGCGGCCCCGGTGAGCGTGGCCATCGAGACGATCTGATCGGGATCGTCCTCATCCGCGAGGGCCAGTGCGTCGGCCAGCACCAGCCGCCCTTCGGCATCGGTATTGTTGATTTCCACCGTCAGGCCCTTGCGTGAAGTCAGGATGTCTCCGGGGCGGAAGGCATTGCCCGAAACTGCGTTTTCAACCGCCGGGATCAGGACGCGCAGTTGAACCGTGGCCCCGGTTGCCATGATCATATGGGCCAGCCCCAGAACGGCAGCGGCCCCGCCCATGTCCTTTTTCATCAATGCCATGGAGGCACCGGGTTTTAGGTTCAGCCCGCCGGTGTCGAAACAGACCCCTTTACCTACCAGCGTTAGCTTTGGACCCGCATCGCCCCAACGCAGATCGATCAGCCGCGGCGCGCGATCGGCAGCACGGCCCACGGTATGGATCAGTGGAAAATTCTGTGTCAGCAGGTCGTCGCCGGTGATGACAGTGATGTCGGCCCCATGTTGCGCTGCCAGATCACGGGCGGCCTGTTCCAGATCGGGCGGCCCCATATCGTTGGCAGGTGTATTGATCAGATCACGGGCCAGGGCTTCCCCATTGGCCTGTGCCTCGATCCGGGGGGCGTCGATGCCCTGCGGGGCAACCAGCCGTGCCAGCAGCGGGGATTGTTTGCGATAACGGTCGAACCTGTAGCTCGCGAGGAGCCAGCCCAGAGCTTCGGCAGAGAGGGCATCGGCGTCCAGATCGCTGACGAGGTGATAGTCGCCTTCGGGCAGTTTGGGGGCGGCAGCGGCCAGGTGAAACCGGCCACGCTGGCGCGTGGCAGCTGTGCCATAGCCCGCAACAGCCAGCGCGGGCGCACCATCCGGGTCGGCAAGACTGACGGTCTGCCCCAATGCACCGGTAAAACCCTGGGATGTCAGCGCGTTTCGGGTGGCATCGGGCTGTGTATCCAGCCAAGCCTCCAGCTGGTCCTCGGCGAGGATATGCAGGGGAATGGTGGCCGTACCGGAGGGGGCAAAAGAAAGTGGCATGTTGGACCTGTATCTGAAATCAGCTTCGCGTAACCTACGCTTTTTACAGGTCCCCGCAATGGGTCAGGGCGGGATCATCAGATGGTGATATCCTGAATGTCCCAAACCGCCGATAGCGATCCATCGCCAACCCGCATCAGCCGGGACAGGGTGGCGGCGACACCCACACCATTGCCCTGATCAATACAGTCGGTGACAGTGCCCGCGACATCACTGAGCGCCAGCATGCCGATTTGATCAGCGATGGCGATCAGCGAGCGGGTGTTCTTGCGCAATTCCTCCCAATGCCCCTCGCGGTAGAGTTTTTCGCAATGCGACATGCGCAGCGCCAGCTCTTCCAGCGCGCGGCAGACGACATCCTCGGCACCGGCAGCGCCCAGCTGGGAATAAAGCGCGCCCAGCCGATCCTGATCAACGCTTACATTTTCTGTCGGTCTAATTTGCAGAACCTGCATCTATACTCACCCCTAATTCAGCCCCCACGGCTGCTGGGGTTTTGCCCGCAAGTGATGATGAAATGGTTGAGGCGGCCACGTCTTTTCTCTCGAACTTTTAGAAAGTTTGGGATAACCAGTTGCGAACGAACACAAGGATGATGTGAATGCTGGATCGGGTTAAACCGTTACCTAACTATCTGGTGCAACGCTATCACGGTTGGAAAGCAACCGGATATGCCGATAACAAAACTTGGTATCGACGGCTTGCCAGTGATGGGCAGCACCCGCGTGCCATGGTGATTTCCTGCTGTGACAGCCGTGTTCATGTGACGTCAATTTTTGGCGCGGATCAGGGTGAGTTCTTTATTCACCGTAACATCGCGAATCTTGTGCCGCCTTATGAACCGGACGGTGATCACCACGGCACATCCGCAGCGGTGGAATATGCGGTGCGGGTGTTGAAGGTCAGCAACCTGATGATCCTGGGCCATTCCAACTGTGGCGGCATCAAGGGCTGTATCGACATGTGCAAGGGTCATGCGCCCGAGCTGGAGGCCAAGGATAGTTTTGTTGGCCGCTGGATGGACATTCTGCGCCCGCGCTTCGAGGTGGTTGCTGATATGCAAGACACCGAAGAACAAACCCGCGCGTTCGAGAAAGAGGCGGTGGTTACCTCTTTGGAAAATCTGATGACCTTCCCTTGGCTTGCGTCAAAGGTGGAAGAAGGCACGCTTAGCCTGCATGGGTTGTGGACAGATATCGGCGAGGGCGGATTGGAACATTACAACCCCGAAACGGGAAAGTTCCACGTCGTTTAAGGCGGGGTAACGATGGATCAATTGCTTTCATTGGCGGGACAGAATCTGATTTCGCCGATCATCCTGTGTTTCGTGCTGGGGGTTGCGGCGTCATTGGCGCGCTCTGATCTCAGCATCCCTGAAGCGGTGGCCAAGGGGCTGTCGATCTATCTGCTGTTTGCAATCGGTTTTAAAGGCGGCGTCAGCGTGGCGGCCCATGGCATTGACGCGACCCTTGGGTTGGCATTGCTGGCTGGTGTGGTCCTCTCGGCGCTGTTGCCATTGGTTGCTTTTGCGCTGCTGCGGGTGATGACACAGATGAGCCGACTGGATGCGGCCGCGGTCGCGGCCCACTACGGGTCGATTTCAATTGTGACCTTTGTGGCGGCGACCTCGGTTCTGGACAGCCGTGGCGTGGCCTATGAGGGCTATATGGTCGCGGTTGCTGCCGCGATGGAGGCCCCTGCCATCCTTTCAGCGCTGTGGCTGGTCGCAAAAGGTGGCGGTGATGGCACAAAAGGCATGGACAGCGCCCTGCTGCGCGAGATCATGTTGAACGGTTCCATCGTCTTGCTGGTGGGATCGTTTTTCATCGGCTGGGCCACGGGTGAAGACGGGCTGGCGGAAATCTCCAGTTTCATTGTGTCACCGTTTAAAGGTGTATTGTGTCTGTTCCTGCTGGACATGGGGTTGGTCGCAGGGCGGGGCCTGCGTGAAGGCGGCAAGATCTTGCGCCCTGCGGTGCTGGCCTTTGGCGTGCTGATGCCGTTGATTGGATCGGTCATCGGGCTGGGGTTTGCCCTGGCCTTGGGGCTGTCAAACGGCGGCATGGCCCTGATGATGGTGTTATCCGCCTCAGCCTCTTACATCGCGGTGCCTGCGGCCATGCGCGTGGCGCTGCCAGAGGCCAATCCCTCGCTGTATCTGACACTGTCGCTGGGCGTGACTTTCCCGTTTAACCTGACCCTTGGTATTCCGCTTTATGTGGCGGTGTCCCAAGCCATGACCGGAGGCTGAACCATGCAAACCCATCGTGCAAAACGGGTAGAGATTACCATTGAATCGGTGATGCAATCGCGGCTGACCGATGCGTTGAGCAAGGCGGGTGTGACCGGATATACCGTGTTGCCGGTGCTGGGCGGGTCAGGCCGGTCCGGGGCATGGAGCAGATCCGGCCAAGTCAGCCGGGCATCTGGTATGGTGCAGGTGGTTTGCATTATCCGGCCAGAGCGTCTGGATGACCTGCTGGAGGGAGCTTTCGCGGTGGTGGAGCGTCATATCGGTGTGGTTTCGGTCAGTGATTGCGACGTGCTGCGTGCAGAACGGTTTTAACGCGGCATTAACCGATTCGCTTTCAGTCTTTGACGATGAGACTGGAAACCGTAACCCTGAAACTGCCACCCAGACTGCTAAGTGAGGCAGGTGTTGTTGCCGCGGGGCAGGATGTGACCATCGGCCATCTGGTGCGGCAATTGCTGGCCCGTGAAGTTCAGCGCCGCCTTCATCCGAAGATGTCAAACCGGGCGGATGAAA
This DNA window, taken from Sulfitobacter pacificus, encodes the following:
- the paaK gene encoding phenylacetate--CoA ligase PaaK: MKDLTPARNTLDSIEIASRDEIAALQLKRMKWSLRHAYDNVPFYKKSFDDAGVHPDDLNDLSDLAKFPFTVKTDLRDNYPFKMFAVPREQVARIHASSGTTGQPTVVGYTQTDLDNWGSVVARSLRAAGLKAGDMLHNAYGYGLFTGGLGIHLGADALGLSTYPISGGMTPRQVRLIDDFKPKGITVTPSYSLSILDEFAAQGLDPRDCSLEVGIFGAEPWTNAMRQEIEQAFDMHAVDIYGLSEVMGPGVSMECVETKDGLHIWEDHFFPEIINPETGEPVAEGEQGELVFTSLTKEAFPIIRYRTRDLTRLLPGTARSMRRMEKVTGRSDDMIILRGVNVFPTQIEEALMATKGLAPHFQIELSRPGRMDQMQVLCECADANMSDKDRQAAVKTLSALIKQTVGISVKIEVADAGGVARSEGKAVRIVDNRPKD
- a CDS encoding P-II family nitrogen regulator is translated as MQTHRAKRVEITIESVMQSRLTDALSKAGVTGYTVLPVLGGSGRSGAWSRSGQVSRASGMVQVVCIIRPERLDDLLEGAFAVVERHIGVVSVSDCDVLRAERF
- a CDS encoding leucyl aminopeptidase family protein — encoded protein: MPLSFAPSGTATIPLHILAEDQLEAWLDTQPDATRNALTSQGFTGALGQTVSLADPDGAPALAVAGYGTAATRQRGRFHLAAAAPKLPEGDYHLVSDLDADALSAEALGWLLASYRFDRYRKQSPLLARLVAPQGIDAPRIEAQANGEALARDLINTPANDMGPPDLEQAARDLAAQHGADITVITGDDLLTQNFPLIHTVGRAADRAPRLIDLRWGDAGPKLTLVGKGVCFDTGGLNLKPGASMALMKKDMGGAAAVLGLAHMIMATGATVQLRVLIPAVENAVSGNAFRPGDILTSRKGLTVEINNTDAEGRLVLADALALADEDDPDQIVSMATLTGAARVAVGPDLAPYFSDNPAFVTALETAAARVQDPVWRMPFHTPYEAMIEPGIADLDNAPKGGFAGCITAALFLRRFVTESPYAHFDIYGWQPTDAPARPKGGTGQATRALLAALPALLKS
- a CDS encoding DUF2794 domain-containing protein gives rise to the protein MTMHLPPNATPFERPLEQVAFHRTELSVILSLYGRMVAAGEWRDYGISHQRDVAVFSVFRRTAEVPLYRIEKRPKLRNKQGIYAVIGTGGQVLKRGSELRAVLRVLERKLIRAVDLD
- a CDS encoding C40 family peptidase; protein product: MSDPRLTPDPSIITTDQPAQITLPVVDLCRSPSDPRDRQLLFGDALRLLNSSAGWSYVQSEKDGYCGYIPADSHGPAAAPTHKVSASATHAYTGGDFKSPDQMRLSHGARVTVIGQDGKFAQTAAGFIPAQHLMPIDQFRNDPATIAALYLGTPYLWGGNSRDGIDCSGLVQAALLACAIPCPGDSDMQMALGQEATAPYQRNDLLFWKGHVALVTDSDTLIHANASAMACTYEPITNAIARIATQGDGPVTAHRRL
- a CDS encoding sodium-dependent bicarbonate transport family permease, with translation MDQLLSLAGQNLISPIILCFVLGVAASLARSDLSIPEAVAKGLSIYLLFAIGFKGGVSVAAHGIDATLGLALLAGVVLSALLPLVAFALLRVMTQMSRLDAAAVAAHYGSISIVTFVAATSVLDSRGVAYEGYMVAVAAAMEAPAILSALWLVAKGGGDGTKGMDSALLREIMLNGSIVLLVGSFFIGWATGEDGLAEISSFIVSPFKGVLCLFLLDMGLVAGRGLREGGKILRPAVLAFGVLMPLIGSVIGLGFALALGLSNGGMALMMVLSASASYIAVPAAMRVALPEANPSLYLTLSLGVTFPFNLTLGIPLYVAVSQAMTGG
- the paaI gene encoding hydroxyphenylacetyl-CoA thioesterase PaaI; the encoded protein is MTPQERARKCADLMFAADSASAGLGMTIASVGPGQAVLRMKVRDDMLNGHRICHGGFIFALADSAFAFACNSYNQLVVAQQNQITYVAPGQDGEMLTASATETSRSGRSGIYDVTVTGEDGRTVALFRGLSRTVKGQHFDEEGPSA
- a CDS encoding carbonic anhydrase translates to MDRVKPLPNYLVQRYHGWKATGYADNKTWYRRLASDGQHPRAMVISCCDSRVHVTSIFGADQGEFFIHRNIANLVPPYEPDGDHHGTSAAVEYAVRVLKVSNLMILGHSNCGGIKGCIDMCKGHAPELEAKDSFVGRWMDILRPRFEVVADMQDTEEQTRAFEKEAVVTSLENLMTFPWLASKVEEGTLSLHGLWTDIGEGGLEHYNPETGKFHVV